Proteins from one Drosophila gunungcola strain Sukarami chromosome 3R, Dgunungcola_SK_2, whole genome shotgun sequence genomic window:
- the LOC128264732 gene encoding uncharacterized protein LOC128264732 isoform X2, whose amino-acid sequence MQKAQTWMLNCQKEHVTCSPPMPGANPVELTRAQRPAEGQLTTATRSTLPDRPMTTQNDLITTASNLTTAKKAAAATEATALARGTSSADTAAAATTAATAATAATATIPTSQSAQIGLTTRATEGQTEAQTAAAAATQAAAATSAAPAPTEAAAEMLISTIYPASTETDGPNFIERLPGRSGKTAMAHPGVADALTKGFSIPTFLPPFPVFAAADLPAYRAAADAAEAAKLAAEAEAEAAKRAASSEAVTMSPEEQRRQMYNEQHSYLTAHREAGEGAGPRRNLTMPVLNITVQMGNHAYMPCQIHRLSDKPVSWVRMRDNHIISVDETTFIADERFQSIFQEDHDYTWSLQIKYAQPSDAGWYECQMATEPKLSAKVHLQIVRPKTELIGDQSRFVKAGSKVALHCIVRGTLDPPKYIIWFRGQKKISESDERTGWYTQLDRNIFGTVGDNQNTIGSLIIPLVRKEDSGNYTCQPSNSVSVSVDLHVLSGEYSASAIMSTAARTTPPGGRSTYRSPLGLLGLLGILGLLWALQGAMHTTPRT is encoded by the exons AACATGTTACCTGCAGTCCTCCGATGCCTGGAGCGAATCCAGTGGAACTGACACGGGCACAGAGACCTGCTGAGGGACAGCTTACGACGGCCACAAGATCCACTTTGCCAGATAGGCCAATGACAACACAAAACGATCTAATTACGACAGCCAGCAACTTGACGACAGCAAAAAAGGCAGCCGCAGCAACAGAGGCAACGGCCTTAGCCCGGGGCACGTCATCAGCAGAtacagcggcagcagcaacaacagcagcaacagcagcaacagcagcaacagcaacgatACCAACCAGCCAGTCAGCACAAATTGGGCTAACTACTCGGGCCACAGAAGGGCAAACAGAGGCGcagacagcagcagcagcagcaacacaagccgcagcagcaacatcagcagcaccagcaccaacTGAGGCCGCAGCAGAGATGCTCATATCAACAATTTATCCAGCATCAACGGAAACGGATGGGCCCAACTTCATTGAGCGGCTGCCGGGGCGAAGTGGAAAGACGGCGATGGCTCATCCGGGTGTCGCTGATGCATTGACCAAGGGCTTCTCCATTCCGACCTTCCTGCCGCCATTTCCCGTGTTTGCGGCAGCGGACTTGCCCGCTTACCGTGCCGCTGCCGATGCGGCGGAGGCGGCCAAGCTggcggcggaggcggaggcggaggccgCCAAAAGAGCAGCATCCTCCGAAGCGGTGACAATGTCGCCGGAGGAGCAGCGCCGGCAAATGTATAACGAGCAGCACTCCTACCTGACCGCCCACCGGGAGGCTGGCGAGGGGGCGGGGCCGCGACGCAACCTCACAATGCCCGTGCTTAACATCACTGTTCAGATGGGAAACCACGCCTACATGCCCTGCCAG ATACATCGACTGTCGGATAAGCCCGTTTCGTGGGTGCGCATGCGCGATAACCACATTATCAGCGTGGACGAGACTACTTTCATAGCGGACGAGCGCTTTCAGTCAATTTTCCAGGAGGATCACGACTACACCTGGTCGCTGCAGATCAAATACGCACAGCCGAGTGATGCCGGGTGGTACGAGTGTCAGATGGCAACGGAGCCCAAGTTGAGTGCCAAGGTGCATCTGCAGATAGTCA GACCCAAGACTGAGCTGATTGGGGATCAGAGCCGCTTTGTGAAGGCGGGCAGCAAGGTGGCCCTGCACTGCATCGTCCGGGGAACCCTGGATCCGCCCAAGTACATCATTTGGTTCCGGGGCCAGAAGAAGATTAGCGAGAGTGACGAGCGGACCGGTTGGTACACGCAACTGGATCGGAACATATTCGGGACAGTGGGCGACAATCAGAACACG ATCGGCTCGTTAATTATACCGCTCGTGCGGAAAGAGGATTCCGGCAATTATACGTGCCAGCCGTCGAACAGCGTCTCCGTATCCGTGGACCTGCACGTGCTAAGCG GTGAATATTCCGCATCGGCCATCATGTCAACGGCGGCAAGGACGACGCCGCCTGGCGGAAGGAGCACGTACCGGTCGCCACTAGGACTCCTGGGACTCCTGGGAATCCTGGGACTCCTTTGGGCGCTGCAGGGAGCGATGCACACAACGCCCCGGACGTGA
- the LOC128264732 gene encoding uncharacterized protein LOC128264732 isoform X1, giving the protein MTVAGAAGRTGRRTGGAGSTWCRRFFLTSRPASWLRIGSVLLVLALGFGMQHVTCSPPMPGANPVELTRAQRPAEGQLTTATRSTLPDRPMTTQNDLITTASNLTTAKKAAAATEATALARGTSSADTAAAATTAATAATAATATIPTSQSAQIGLTTRATEGQTEAQTAAAAATQAAAATSAAPAPTEAAAEMLISTIYPASTETDGPNFIERLPGRSGKTAMAHPGVADALTKGFSIPTFLPPFPVFAAADLPAYRAAADAAEAAKLAAEAEAEAAKRAASSEAVTMSPEEQRRQMYNEQHSYLTAHREAGEGAGPRRNLTMPVLNITVQMGNHAYMPCQIHRLSDKPVSWVRMRDNHIISVDETTFIADERFQSIFQEDHDYTWSLQIKYAQPSDAGWYECQMATEPKLSAKVHLQIVRPKTELIGDQSRFVKAGSKVALHCIVRGTLDPPKYIIWFRGQKKISESDERTGWYTQLDRNIFGTVGDNQNTIGSLIIPLVRKEDSGNYTCQPSNSVSVSVDLHVLSGEYSASAIMSTAARTTPPGGRSTYRSPLGLLGLLGILGLLWALQGAMHTTPRT; this is encoded by the exons AACATGTTACCTGCAGTCCTCCGATGCCTGGAGCGAATCCAGTGGAACTGACACGGGCACAGAGACCTGCTGAGGGACAGCTTACGACGGCCACAAGATCCACTTTGCCAGATAGGCCAATGACAACACAAAACGATCTAATTACGACAGCCAGCAACTTGACGACAGCAAAAAAGGCAGCCGCAGCAACAGAGGCAACGGCCTTAGCCCGGGGCACGTCATCAGCAGAtacagcggcagcagcaacaacagcagcaacagcagcaacagcagcaacagcaacgatACCAACCAGCCAGTCAGCACAAATTGGGCTAACTACTCGGGCCACAGAAGGGCAAACAGAGGCGcagacagcagcagcagcagcaacacaagccgcagcagcaacatcagcagcaccagcaccaacTGAGGCCGCAGCAGAGATGCTCATATCAACAATTTATCCAGCATCAACGGAAACGGATGGGCCCAACTTCATTGAGCGGCTGCCGGGGCGAAGTGGAAAGACGGCGATGGCTCATCCGGGTGTCGCTGATGCATTGACCAAGGGCTTCTCCATTCCGACCTTCCTGCCGCCATTTCCCGTGTTTGCGGCAGCGGACTTGCCCGCTTACCGTGCCGCTGCCGATGCGGCGGAGGCGGCCAAGCTggcggcggaggcggaggcggaggccgCCAAAAGAGCAGCATCCTCCGAAGCGGTGACAATGTCGCCGGAGGAGCAGCGCCGGCAAATGTATAACGAGCAGCACTCCTACCTGACCGCCCACCGGGAGGCTGGCGAGGGGGCGGGGCCGCGACGCAACCTCACAATGCCCGTGCTTAACATCACTGTTCAGATGGGAAACCACGCCTACATGCCCTGCCAG ATACATCGACTGTCGGATAAGCCCGTTTCGTGGGTGCGCATGCGCGATAACCACATTATCAGCGTGGACGAGACTACTTTCATAGCGGACGAGCGCTTTCAGTCAATTTTCCAGGAGGATCACGACTACACCTGGTCGCTGCAGATCAAATACGCACAGCCGAGTGATGCCGGGTGGTACGAGTGTCAGATGGCAACGGAGCCCAAGTTGAGTGCCAAGGTGCATCTGCAGATAGTCA GACCCAAGACTGAGCTGATTGGGGATCAGAGCCGCTTTGTGAAGGCGGGCAGCAAGGTGGCCCTGCACTGCATCGTCCGGGGAACCCTGGATCCGCCCAAGTACATCATTTGGTTCCGGGGCCAGAAGAAGATTAGCGAGAGTGACGAGCGGACCGGTTGGTACACGCAACTGGATCGGAACATATTCGGGACAGTGGGCGACAATCAGAACACG ATCGGCTCGTTAATTATACCGCTCGTGCGGAAAGAGGATTCCGGCAATTATACGTGCCAGCCGTCGAACAGCGTCTCCGTATCCGTGGACCTGCACGTGCTAAGCG GTGAATATTCCGCATCGGCCATCATGTCAACGGCGGCAAGGACGACGCCGCCTGGCGGAAGGAGCACGTACCGGTCGCCACTAGGACTCCTGGGACTCCTGGGAATCCTGGGACTCCTTTGGGCGCTGCAGGGAGCGATGCACACAACGCCCCGGACGTGA